The following is a genomic window from Atribacteraceae bacterium.
ATGGGCTTCGGGCTTCCGGCGGCTATCGGCTCCCAACTCGGTAATCCAGGTAAACGGGTGATCTTGTTCAGTGGAGACGGAAGTATCCTGATGAAAATCCAGGAATTGGTGACTGCGATCAACTACCGTCTTCCTTTGAAAATATTCGTTCTCAACAATTCATACCTCGGTATGGTCCGGCAGTGGCAAGCCTGTTTCTATGAGGGTCGGTATTCCTGTACGCATTTGGAAAACCCGGACCTGGCCAAAGTCGCCCGAGCCTTCGGAGCAGTGGGATTGACCGTCCATAGCGAGGAGGAACTCGCTGATGCGATTACCGAAGCCCTGCAAGTCTCGGACCGGCCGGCGTTGGTTGATTGCCGGGTTTCTCGGGAGGCGTGTGTCTTTCCTTTCGTTCCCCCGGGAAAATCCCTGGACGAAATGATTCTAGAGTGAAAAATGGAAGTCAACAGAAACACAGGTTGTTAGGCGGTAGGTTTTTAAGTAAAACAAAAACTTTATTGGTATTCCTAAAAGCCTAAACTGCTAAACACCTACAGCCTGTTTTTTTAAGGGAGGCGTGGTATGCAACATATCTTGTCTGTCCTGGTGGAAAATAAACCCCGGGTTCTGGCCCGGGTGGCATCATTGTTTGCCCGGCGAGGATATAATATAGAGAGCCTGGCGGTCGGACCAACCCACGATACAAGCATTTCCCGGATCACCCTGGTGGTCAGAGGCGACGAAGACATCCTGGAACAGATCAGTAAACAACTCTATAAACTGATCGACGTGATCAAGGTGGGTGATTTTACGGAGTTAAGTTATGTGGATCGTGAACTGGCGCTGATCAAGGTCAATGCTCCATCGAATCTGCGTGGAGAAATCGTCCAAACCGCGGAAATTTTCCGGGCCCGCATCGTCGACGTCGGTGAACGAAATCTGATGATCGAAGTCACCGGAACACCGGACAAGATCGATGCTTTGGAACAACTCTTGAAAAAGTATGGAATCGTGGAATTGACCCGGACGGGCCGGATTGCCTTGGCCCGCGTTGGACAGCCGCTGTAGAAAGACTTAAATCAGAAACCAGCAGTAAACATTCAGGAGGACGATGGAGGGCAGGTTTTTACCGATTCCCCTCAACTTGAACCACCAGGGAGGTCATCTAAAATGGCGACAATTTACTATGATCAGGATGCCGATATCAGCCTTCTTAAGGGAAAGAGCATAGCCATCATCGGTTTCGGCAGCCAGGGAGCCGCTCAGGCTCAAAACCTGAAAGAGAGCGGGGTGGAGGTGGTCGTGGCCGAGCTTCCAGGCACCCCCGGCTACGAAAAGGCCCGCCGGTTCGGGTTCCAGCCGGTTAGCGCAGCCGAAGCCGCCCAAAAAGGGGATGTGATCCAGATGCTCGCCCCTGACCAAGTTCAGCCGGTTATATATCGTCAGACCGTTGCAGACAGATTGCGTCCCGGAAAAGCCTTGATGTTTTCTCACGGATTTAACATTCATTACCACCAGATCGTTCCGCCGACCGATGTGGACGTGATCATGGTCGCCCCTAAGGGACCCGGGGACCTGGTTCGTAGGATGTATGAAGAGGGAAAAGGGGTGCCCTCGCTCATCGCCGTCTATCAGGATGCCACCGGGAAAGCCAGGAATCTGGCGCTTGCCTACGCCCGCGCTATCGGAGCCACTCGGGCGGGAGTTCTGGAAACGACATTCCAGGAAGAAACGGAAACCGACCTATTCGGCGAACAGGCGGTCCTGTGCGGCGGCCTCACCGCCTTGATCAAATCCGGTTTCGAAACCCTCATCGAAGCCGGATACCAGCCGGAAGTCGCTTATTTCGAGTGCCTGCATGAAATGAAGCTCATTGTCGACCTGGTCTACGAAGGCGGAATCGGGCTCATGCGGGACGTGATCAGCGATACCGCCGAATTCGGAGACCTCACTCGGGGGCCCAGAGTGGTAGGAGAGCAAGCCAAGTGCGAAATGAAAAAAATCCTTACCGAAGTCCAGGACGGAAGCTTCGCCCGGGAATGGATTCTGGAGAATCAGGCCAACCGACCAGTTTATCATGCCCTGAAAGGGAAAGACACCCGCCACCCAATAGAAACAGTGGGAGCCAAGCTGCGGGCTATGATGCCCTGGTTGAAACGGTGAACCATCATTTACGATACGAAGCCTTCTGTCCAATGATCTGGGAGGGTTTCCCATGAAACGTGTACGTATTTTCGATACGACTCTGCGGGATGGAGAGCAGTCGCCGGGGGTATCTCTCAACACGATGGAAAAGCTGGAAATCGCCCGGCAGCTGACCCGCTTGAACGTCGATGCCCTGGAAGCGGGGTTTCCCATCGCTTCTCCCGGTGACGCCGAAGCAGTGAAAACGGTCGCCCAGAACGTACGGGGACCGGCCGTGTGCGCGCTGGCCCGGGCCCGGGACCAGGATATCGATGTCGCCGCTGAGTCGCTACGAGATGCCGAACATCCGATCCTGCACACTTTTATCGCCACCTCCGATCTACATTTGAAACATAAACTCCGCCTCACCAGGGAACAGGCTCTGGAACAGGCGATCCGGGCCGTTCGGCGGGCCCGCCAGTTGGTTGCCGAAGTGGAATTTTCCGCAGAAGACGCCACTCGTTCCGACTGGGAGTTTCTCTCCAAAATCTACGCTGCGGTGATCGAGGCCGGGGCGTCCATTCTCAACGTTCCCGATACCGTCGGATACACCACGCCGGTTGAGATGCAGGAACTGATCAGCTATCTCCTGGAACATACCCGGGGAATCGAAAAGACTATCTTGAGTGTTCACTGCCACAACGATTTGGGCTTAGCTGTAACCAATACTCTGGCGGCTTTAAGCGCCGGAGCTGTCCAGGCCGAATGCACCATCAACGGAATTGGAGAGCGGGCGGGCAATGCTTCTCTCGAAGAAATCGTCATGAATTTATACGTCCGCGCTGACCTCTACCAGGCAGAAACGGGTATCAATTACCAGGAAATCTATCGCACCAGCCGGTTGGTAAGCCAGCTTACCGGAATGTTGGTGCAACCGAACAAGGCCGTCGTCGGTCAAAACGCCTTTGCCCACGAATCGGGGATCCACCAGGACGGAGTGCTAAAAGAAAAACTGACCTATGAAATAATGGATGCCGGATTGATCGGGCGGGAAGAAAAAGTCCTGGTGCTCGGCAAGCATTCCGGACGGCACGCGTTCACCCAGAAACTCAAGAGCCTGGGTTATCAGCTTACCGAGGAAGATCTGAACAAGGCTTTCGACCGTTTCAAGGGTTTAGCCGACTCGAAAAAAGAAATTACCGAAGCGGATTTGGAAACCATCGTTTCGGAAGAAATTTCCAAAACCGAAGAAACTTACCGGCTCGATTTCGTGCATGTCTGCTGTGGAAACAACATACTGCCCACCGCGACCGTCCGCCTGGTCCAGAATGACGGGAAAGTTCTGGAAGGTGTGGCGACCGGCGTCGGCCCGGTCGATGCGGCCTATAAAGCGATCGAAAGGATGCTTGGATTGTCGTCGGACCTGGTGAACTACACTCTCCAGTCCATCACCGGAGGGTCGGAAGCCCTGGGCGAAGTGATCGTCAGGATCCGTGGAGACAAGCATCCCTATGTGGGTAAAGGTTCGAGCCAGGATGTGGTGGTCGCCAGCGTCATGGCCTACCTCTCGGCAATTAACAAGATGAGTATCCACCAATCGATTGTTAATCCCCAAATAGACTATCAGGAGAATTGATATTATGGGAATGACCATAACTGAAAAAATAATCGCCGACCATGCGGATAAGGCCGTCGTCTCCCCCGGAGAACTGGTTCAGGTGAAAGTCGACTTGGCTCTGGCCAACGATATCACCGCTCCGCTGAGTATCCGGCAATTGATCGAAAACGGGATTGACTTTGTCAACGATCCGGGAAAAATTGCTCTGATAGCCGATCACAACACTCCCTCCAAGGACATCGCTTCGGCTGAAAACGTACGACTCATGAGAGACTTCGCCAGGAAACACCGGATAACCCATTTTTTCGAAGGTGGAACCGTAGGGATTGAACACGTCCTGCTGCCGGAAATAGGATTGATAGTCCCGGGAGACCTGGTCATCGGCGCGGACTCGCACACCTGC
Proteins encoded in this region:
- a CDS encoding 2-isopropylmalate synthase; translated protein: MKRVRIFDTTLRDGEQSPGVSLNTMEKLEIARQLTRLNVDALEAGFPIASPGDAEAVKTVAQNVRGPAVCALARARDQDIDVAAESLRDAEHPILHTFIATSDLHLKHKLRLTREQALEQAIRAVRRARQLVAEVEFSAEDATRSDWEFLSKIYAAVIEAGASILNVPDTVGYTTPVEMQELISYLLEHTRGIEKTILSVHCHNDLGLAVTNTLAALSAGAVQAECTINGIGERAGNASLEEIVMNLYVRADLYQAETGINYQEIYRTSRLVSQLTGMLVQPNKAVVGQNAFAHESGIHQDGVLKEKLTYEIMDAGLIGREEKVLVLGKHSGRHAFTQKLKSLGYQLTEEDLNKAFDRFKGLADSKKEITEADLETIVSEEISKTEETYRLDFVHVCCGNNILPTATVRLVQNDGKVLEGVATGVGPVDAAYKAIERMLGLSSDLVNYTLQSITGGSEALGEVIVRIRGDKHPYVGKGSSQDVVVASVMAYLSAINKMSIHQSIVNPQIDYQEN
- the ilvC gene encoding ketol-acid reductoisomerase, whose protein sequence is MATIYYDQDADISLLKGKSIAIIGFGSQGAAQAQNLKESGVEVVVAELPGTPGYEKARRFGFQPVSAAEAAQKGDVIQMLAPDQVQPVIYRQTVADRLRPGKALMFSHGFNIHYHQIVPPTDVDVIMVAPKGPGDLVRRMYEEGKGVPSLIAVYQDATGKARNLALAYARAIGATRAGVLETTFQEETETDLFGEQAVLCGGLTALIKSGFETLIEAGYQPEVAYFECLHEMKLIVDLVYEGGIGLMRDVISDTAEFGDLTRGPRVVGEQAKCEMKKILTEVQDGSFAREWILENQANRPVYHALKGKDTRHPIETVGAKLRAMMPWLKR
- the ilvN gene encoding acetolactate synthase small subunit, yielding MQHILSVLVENKPRVLARVASLFARRGYNIESLAVGPTHDTSISRITLVVRGDEDILEQISKQLYKLIDVIKVGDFTELSYVDRELALIKVNAPSNLRGEIVQTAEIFRARIVDVGERNLMIEVTGTPDKIDALEQLLKKYGIVELTRTGRIALARVGQPL